In Fusarium verticillioides 7600 chromosome 4, whole genome shotgun sequence, the following proteins share a genomic window:
- a CDS encoding transaldolase: MGSTGIQSWLDKLEEQLNVDVDWMAPEWIKAMPFKFHDQTSNQLWVDIQLGDDSNKDLFEQITKELKDQGWLAIYTRMAVLMCKKNIDSIQGRVLLQTLPSKAYDTQATLDHARLYDKEFARAGISRERFCIKIPSTGPALNAAKILSAEGIPTLGTALFSLAQAIACSQAGMLYISPYYNETRAHDELSLWPDVADPALEHPNSPRIVQILETYKRLYKETGKEQPLVKNASFITPQEAMAAGEMGCHSATISHTVLEKLSKLPYDASKQPGEGLPKPVHAYKNANPLPERLTKLLSIDPLAGPDWDGKLASTDVNYLANGGAEIDKANEADEATKTRLADALTLFIGGEERSKAKVEAMLAKV, from the exons ATGGGAAGCACCGGAATTCAATCAtggcttgacaagctcgaagAGCAGC TCAACGTGGATGTCGACTGGATGGCTCCAGAGTGGATCAAAGCCATGCCATTCAAGTTCCATGATCAGACCAGCAACCAACTTTGGGTTGACATCCAACTCGGCGATGATTCGAACAAAGACTTGTTCGAGCAAATTACAAAGgagctcaaagaccaaggCTGGCTCGCCATTTATACGCGCATG GCTGTTCTTATgtgcaagaagaacatcgaTTCCATCCAAGGACGTGTTCTTCTGCAGACACTTCCCTCCAAAGCCTACGACACACAAGCAACTCTTGATCATGCACGCCTTTATGATAAGGAATTTGCCAGAGCCGGCATCTCGCGAGAGCGATTCTGCATCAAGATCCCTTCTACGGGGCCTGCTTTGAACGCTGCGAAGATTCTCTCCGCCGAGGGCATCCCGACACTTGGCACGGCACTTTTCAGTCTTGCGCAGGCTATCGCTTGCAGCCAGGCTGGTATGCTGTACATCAGTCCCTATTATAACG AAACTCGGGCGCACGATGAGCTATCTCTTTGGCCAGACGTTGCTGACCCTGCGCTGGAGCACCCAAATTCTCCGCGCATCGTTCAGATTCTTGAGACATACAAACGACTTTACAAGGAAACCGGAAAGGAACAACCCCTCGTGAAGAACGCCAG CTTCATCACGCCTCAAGAGGCTATGGCAGCTGGTGAAATGGGGTGCCACTCCGCCACCATTTCCCATACcgtcctcgagaagctctctAAGCTTCCCTATGATGCTTCCAAGCAACCTGGAGAAGGCCTACCCAAACCTGTCCATGCCTACAAGAACGCCAATCCACTGCCGGAGCGTCTCACAAAGCTCCTCTCTATCGATCCCTTGGCTGGCCCAGACTGGGATGGAAAGTTGGCCAGCACTGATGTCAATTATCTTGCTAATGGCGGTGCTGAGATTGACAAAGCGAATGAAGCTGACGAAGCTACCAAAACTCGTTTGGCAGATGCGCTGACACTGTTTATTGGTGGTGAAGAGCgaagcaaggccaaggttgaggctATGCTGGCCAAAGTGTAG